A stretch of the Uranotaenia lowii strain MFRU-FL chromosome 3, ASM2978415v1, whole genome shotgun sequence genome encodes the following:
- the LOC129755769 gene encoding uncharacterized protein LOC129755769 produces MTGTKSIDLSDLSVPFVVPPPPAPKFWLYLAGLQPQITDEDVNKIVSRCLDITSSVEVKRLLPKGVDGSTRRFVSFKIGLDPSLKDAALNTTTWPTGMQFREFVDQPKNFHRRPQTPAPSVQLFQPTVEATTPIVFGTGRSTTVPVSLR; encoded by the coding sequence ATGACGGGGACTAAGTCTATCGATCTTAGTGATCTTTCAGTCCCGTTTGTTGTTCCTCCACCTCCGGCACCTAAGTTCTGGCTGTATCTAGCTGGACTTCAACCGCAAATAACCGATGAAGATGTCAACAAAATAGTTTCTCGTTGCTTGGATATAACCTCATCAGTGGAAGTGAAACGATTGCTCCCGAAAGGTGTAGATGGCTCCACTAGAAgatttgtttcttttaaaatcGGATTGGATCCTTCGCTCAAAGATGCCGCGCTGAACACAACGACCTGGCCCACGGGGATGCAGTTCCGTGAATTTGTGGATCAGCCAAAAAACTTCCACCGCCGGCCTCAGACTCCTGCCCCATCGGTTCAACTCTTCCAGCCTACTGTCGAAGCTACCACACCGATAGTTTTTGGCACGGGTCGGTCCACAACCGTACCGGTGTCCTTGAGGTAG